GTTTCCTTAAATCTTGCCCTCGCTCTTTCAGATGTACAGCTTTTTGACTGTGATGTTGAAGAGCCTAACTGTAATCTTTTCCTTGGCTTTGAGCTTGAGAAAGTGGAAGATGTCGTCTGCTCGGTGCCTGTAATAAATCAGGAAAAATGTAACATCTGCAGGCAGTGTTCTGACTTTTGCCGTTATAACGCCCTTGCTGCACTACCTGACAGAGTTCTGTTTTTCCCTTCCCTCTGCCACGGATGTGGGGGATGTACTATCCTCTGTCCGGAAAAAGCAATCCAGGAATCCCAGAGATCACTTGGAGTGATCGAAAAGGCAAAAGGAGAGAGTTATCCGGAGTTTTACAGGGGACTTTTGAATATCGGGGAAACAATGACATCGACTGTTATCAAAACACTCAAGAAACATATTGATGACCGGAAGATTGCAATTCTTGATGCGCCGCCTGGAACTGCCTGCCCAGTAGTCACCTCTATTGAAGGCATGAATTACTGTGTGCTTGTGACGGAATCAACCCCATTCGGTTTCTATGACCTCAGGCTTGCAGTAGATGTTGTAAGAGCAATTAAAGTTCCCTTTGGAGTTATCATTAACCGCTATGGGTTAGGAGACTCAAGGGTTGAGGAATACTGCAAAGCCGAAGGAATTCCTGTTCTCCTCAAGATCCCAAATGATCGAAAGATTGCAGAGCTCTATTCTAAAGGCATTCCTTTTGTTCGAGAGATGCCTGAATGGAATGAGAGGTTTCTTGGCGTGTTCGAGGCAATAAAATTTCAGCTTGCAGGTAAGGAGGAAGCGGGAATATGATACAGCTCACTGTGATCAGCGGAAAGGGGGGGACTGGAAAGACAACCCTTACGGCAGCCTTTGCCTCGCTTGCAGGAAGTGCCGTTATTGCAGATTGCGACGTGGATGCAGCCGACATGCATCTTATTCTGGAGCCCAGGATTCTTGAAAAAGAAGACTACTGCGGTCTTGAGGTTTCTCTGATTGATCCGGAACTCTGTACTAAATGCGGAGTATGCAGAGAATCTTGCAGGTATGGGGCTATAAATAAAGACTTTAGAATCGACCCTTACAAATGTGAAGGCTGCACAGTCTGCAGTATTGTTTGTCCTGAGAGAGCAATTTCCATGGAAAAAAGAATCTCAGGTCAGGCTTTTTACTCCGAAACCCGTCTTGGACCAATGGCTTATGCAAGGCTCGATATAGGGGAAGAGACAAGTGGAAAACTTGTAAGCGTAGTTCGAAGCAACGCAAAGAAACTTGCGGAGAAGTTCCATAAGAATTTGATTATTATTGATGGACCTCCCGGAACAGGTTGCTCAGCTATTGCAGCTATTACAGGGACAGACCTGGTTGTGGTGATAGTCGAACCAACGGTTTCCGGAATCCATGATATGAAAAGAGTCCTTGAACTTGCTGCACATTTCATGATCCCGGCTTTTGTCTGCATCAATAAATATGATATAAATGAAGAGAATACCCGCCGGATCGAAGAATTCTGTACCAATACTGGTATTCAGGTACTTGGCAGGCTTCCATATAATGACATTGCAACAAAGGCTATGCTTCATAAGCAAACCGTAATAGAATATGCTAAAAATAATGAGTATGCAAATGAGTACGCAAATGTAAGCGAGTTTGCAAACCA
This region of Methanosarcina flavescens genomic DNA includes:
- a CDS encoding ATP-binding protein, producing MKIVIASGKGGTGKTTVSLNLALALSDVQLFDCDVEEPNCNLFLGFELEKVEDVVCSVPVINQEKCNICRQCSDFCRYNALAALPDRVLFFPSLCHGCGGCTILCPEKAIQESQRSLGVIEKAKGESYPEFYRGLLNIGETMTSTVIKTLKKHIDDRKIAILDAPPGTACPVVTSIEGMNYCVLVTESTPFGFYDLRLAVDVVRAIKVPFGVIINRYGLGDSRVEEYCKAEGIPVLLKIPNDRKIAELYSKGIPFVREMPEWNERFLGVFEAIKFQLAGKEEAGI
- a CDS encoding nucleotide-binding protein; translation: MIQLTVISGKGGTGKTTLTAAFASLAGSAVIADCDVDAADMHLILEPRILEKEDYCGLEVSLIDPELCTKCGVCRESCRYGAINKDFRIDPYKCEGCTVCSIVCPERAISMEKRISGQAFYSETRLGPMAYARLDIGEETSGKLVSVVRSNAKKLAEKFHKNLIIIDGPPGTGCSAIAAITGTDLVVVIVEPTVSGIHDMKRVLELAAHFMIPAFVCINKYDINEENTRRIEEFCTNTGIQVLGRLPYNDIATKAMLHKQTVIEYAKNNEYANEYANVSEFANQIRKIWVKVEETLVDLQGKQEEIIHLEMRNL